The stretch of DNA GAGGGATGGAGGTCCTAGAACTTGAGTCCATCTTTGAATACTTCCTAACTCCCAGTCCTGGGTCCACCCCCAAGCCAAAGCCAGCCCTCACATGTCCTTGCCTTTGAGGGGTGCCCCGCCCAATGGGAACACTGATAAGGTCACACCTCAGGTCTACGCTCAGCCGCTTGCAACAGGTCCTACAGCAAAGGCCTCGCCAGGGCCGGGGAGCTGGAGGGAACAGGGGAAGCTGAAGTGCTGTCACCCCCAACTCACCAGGAACCCTGTGATGTTAGAAGATGGCAGCCAACAGTAGGTGGGACAGAGGAGTGCCCAGCTGGAggctgtgccaggcacagagggTCACCAGGGGTAGtcccctgctcctctgccggccaactGTGGGTCCAGTGCTcgccctcctgcccccacggTGGGTGGCAGTGTCCATGCCGACCCCATTCAGAGCACTGTCCCTCAACCACATCGCTCCTCTATGATGTCTGGCCcaccaggggcagggcggggggaggcggggaaggggaTATGCTGCCAGGGATGCAGATTCCAGAAGGCTTGAGGGCTCCCGCCCTGCACCACCACTTGGGGGGCCTGAGTCTGGGGCCTGATAAGCTCCTGCCCAGCCATGGGCTGCAGCTGTAGCCCCTCCTCACTGTGCCACACACAGGAGCCCCCTCTCCGGCCTCTTCGCCCCCTGCAAGGTCAGAGCCCAGGCTCCTCCACCTCACAGGCCTGCACACCTATCCCACTCGCCCttggcaggggatggggagacACTGGAGCGGTGAGCAGTCCCAGCCTCagccaccagggagcagcacagACCTGGAGCCAGGCCCAACCAGATGCCCCTGTAGCTCCGGGCCAGACTCCAGGGAAAGATCAGTTTAGTGGagcctggactgagagagggatgGGGCCATGCCCAAGGCCAGAAAGGCCCCCCACAGGGAGGGCACCCAGCTGCCCCCAAGCATGCTCCTAGCACCCTCTGGGACCCAAAGCTTTCTCCCTCTCCAGGAATGGTCCAAGTGCTGTCACCTGCTCCGTCCAGGGGCACAGGTGCTTCGCCAGGCGACTGTGAGGGTGTGGCTGGCCCCCagcagggaggagtggaggcttGGCAGGAGGGTGGCCGATTGGGGGACAGGAGAAAGGATGCCCACACTTTATAGTCCGGGATGGGGGTGGTGTCAGCTGACCTGGGTGAGGGACAGGTCACGAAAATTCTTCAGGCACGGGTTCAGCTGAGGCCTCACGTCCACTCAACGTGGTCCAGAGAGAAGGCAGTGGCACTGACCGTATGCAAGTCACTCTCAGCTGGAGATCACACCTCTGGGTCCCGCTCAGGAGCGACACTTGCTAGCTGGTGACTCTGAGCAGGGCTCCCTTTCCCAGCTAGTAAAGGGGTGGGGTGATGGCAGCTGGGCCAGTCGTATCCCACGGCCTTTCTTGAGCGACAGCCACACGCAGCACTCTGCCAACCGTGACTCTCCAGGAGGCTGTGAACGAAAATGTTCCCGAAGCCATTAGGGGGTCTTGAGAAACCACGCGTCTCAGATTTCGCCCACGCCGAGGCGCTGGCTGGCCCACCCACAGGTCGCCAGCGTCAGGAGGGGCGGAATGGGGACAGAATGGGGGAGGAGAGGTCCCAGGCTGCTTCTGCCCCTCCACCCAACTCGCTGGTCCGAGCCTCCACCCCTTAGGCTCctcggccagcagcctggggaccGCAGGGCCGGGGGAGACTGAGGAGCTCGACTGAGAGGGCGGggcccggcggggggcggggcctgacgGCCGGAGGGGCGGGGTTCTGGTTGTGGGAGGGGCGGTCTGATGGCGAATTGGGGCGGAGTTATGGttgtgggaggggcggggtctgATGGCGGGTGGGGGCGGAGTTATGGttgtgggaggggcggggtctgacggcgggcggggcggggttctggttgtgggaggggcggggtctgATGGCGGGTGGGGGCGGAGTTATGGTTGGGGCGGGGCTCCTTGCCTTGTGGGCGGGGTCCCGGCTGCCCATCCCGCAGGTTGCGTTCCTCAGCGCGGCTCCCCTCTTCCGGCCCCGCGCGACGCCCGCCCCCTCCACCTTCCGCCCGGCGCGGGCTGCGGCGTGACGGTCGCGGCGTTTCAGCGTCTCGTGGCCTCTGCGGCGCCCGAGCCCGCAATGTCGGGCCCCAATATGGGCATGCCGGTGGTGCCGAGCACGGAAGACGAAGATGACAGCTTCGGGGAAGCAGGTGACTCAGGGGGACTGCGGAAGCGACCGTTGCTTCCTCAGGGGTGCCTtcctgggaagggggagggcgccCGGATAGGGGTTGGGAAGGAAGGAGCCCTCCCATCCCCCGCTCCTgggtgggttgcaggttcagggcGAGCACCTGCGAGTGGGTCTCTGGAAACCTCAGCGTCGGGAACTGTGAGCGGCGGGCCCCGTTTCACAGAAACCGAGGCCGCCTCACACCCTCGCGCTTCGGGGATTTGCTCCGGTCCTTGGCTCAGCCCCTGTGGGGACGGCGGGCCGgttggcccagccccagcccagggctgttTGGGTGGGCGCGCGCCCTCGCTAAGTCGGCTTCCCCGGCCATCTTTCATGCTGTGGCCTGGAGCCCTGGCGAATGTGACTTGTTTACCAAGCAGCCTGTTGTGTGCACAGCACTGCggtggagggaaggtgggtgagGTGTGGAGGGAGATCCATCAGCTCCCTGCTCACCCTCGGAAGCCTGTTCCCTCATCCGTAAAATAATCATGATTGATGCCTCGGCATTGGGATGTGTCAGGATTAAATgggaaaatgaatgagaaatactTAGTAGGTCCCAAAATGCAAGTGTTCAGTAAATGGTTATTGTTATTCTCTTTAGTGTAATAAAGATGGGGTTATCAGAGTGCAGGACTTAGTAAATGAAATGTAGGGTATGGCGTCTGCGTTTTGTTTTGGTAACAGCcttattgagctataattcacatactatacaGCTCATCCATTTAAATTGTACAATTCCGTGGGTTTCACAGTATCCAGAGTGTGCATCCATCACctcaatagttttattttttcttaaatatatgtttattgatttcagagagggaaagagagatagaaacatcaatgatgagaaagaatcattgatcggctgcctcctgcacgccccctactgggggtcgacctgcaccctgggcatatgcccttaaggaatcgaacccaggacccttcagtctgcaggctgacgctctatccactgagccacaccagccaggcggcACCTCAATAGTTTTAGAACACTTCCATCGCCCAGGGCCTGCGTTTAATAGAGGTAGACCTCCCACGGGCAAAGTGTGGCCGCTTTGCCCACCTCAATAGTTTTAGAACACTTCCATCGCCCAGGGCCTGCGTTTAATAGAGGTAGACCTCCCACGGGCAAAGTGTGGCCGCTTTGCCCTGAACGGTGGCCAGATGTGTGTGTTAAGCTGCATCAAGACGGGCCTCCAGGAGTCACACTGAGTGGTCGCTGGCAGATacacagcacttagcacagtggggaggagggcggcAAAGGCTTGGACCTGGGAAGCACCTTGACACAGGTGAAGCCTGGCCCGTGTTGTGGAGACACCGCCTCCCCCATCCTTCTGGCTGTGCCTCTTGACACAGAACGTGAAATGTGAAATGTTGATAATAATGACCATGTATTAAGTACTTGCTGCAGCCAGACCCTACCTGAGTCCTTGATCTACTTGAATCCTCACAGCCACCGGTACCGTGTCTCCCTTTTCCAGAGAGGCTGCAGTCACTTCCTGGGATGGAgcagagctggggctgcagcctaaGGGCCCCACTCCCCAAGTCTGAATCTTGGCTCTGGCCTCTGACTAGCTGGAGGACCCTGCGCAAGTCCTTTCCttcccgggcctcagtttccccccctGTACCACAAGGTGGTTGGACTGTAAAGCCCAGCAGAGACTTTTCAGGCCGCTGCGGTGTGCCAGCTGTGGGTGATGGGCGCTCTCCCTCCAGAGTGCAGACAGATCGAAAACCACATTCGCATCCACATTCCAGACACCCCCCAGCGCCGGCCTTCTCCAGACACTGCCAGCCACTTCCCCTTGGTCCCCAGCTGGCGGCAGTGTGTCTGAGTCATGGGCTGGCTCAGGACTGGCTCCCGCAGTGGGCACAGGCCCAGCCCTTGGGCCCCAAGGGACACTGTGTTGCTGGGTGCAGGTCAGGAGTGGTTGTGGAGGAGGGAGTGACCGTTTCTGGTGGAGaccagggaaggcttctcagaaGCGGTGTTTTGAGCTCGTTGCTAAATGGCTGTTGTTGAGGTGGCAGGGACAGAAGGGCTGGAAAGTGAGAGGcgtcattcattcatctgttcattcactcattcagcagaCGCTCGTTGTGTGTCAGTGAGGGCCTCGGGGAAACAGCAATGAACATGAGACCATTCCACTCCTCACGGAGCTCTGTGGCCTGGTAGGGGAGGCAGACCAGCACACAGATCATCACATCCGGAGGAGGGCCCCCGAGGTGTGTGGAGGGGATCAGGCATAGAGGGGATCTGGCCTGGGGTGTTGGGAGGGCTCCCTGTGGTGACATCTATGCTGAGACCTGAAGCACGAGTAGGACTCctccaggaggagaggagggagggaagacaggaggggctgcagtgcattccaggcagaggcaacAGCATGTCCCAGGGGCCTGAGGTGGGCAAAGGCAGatgtgggaggagaggaaaaggcgGTGCGAGGCAGGGCCGGAGAGGGGAGTGGGTCTTGGAGTCTCTGGGTGCCTTGTCGTGAGGGCAAAGGCCACGGAAGAGCTGGCAGGATGGGCCTGCCTGGGGCCAGAGGCCTGGATTGCCCGACTCAGGAATGGGGGCTCTGGCCTCTCTCAGGTGAAGGAAGTGGAAAGGAGATTGGCATCTGGCAGGACTTCCCAGGCAGGACCCTGGCTGACCCTGGTGTGCTGACGTGTTCTCTCTCCAAAGCCTTCCCTCTTTTACAGTGACCCTGAGCCACAGCCCTTTGGGAGTCAGGCTGGGATGGcggctgggggtgagggctggagaCATGGGTCTTggctctctttcccctccctccagaaTACGCTGCCATCAACTCCATGCTGGACCAGATCAACTCCTGTCTGGACCACCTGGAAGAGCAGAACGACCACCTCCACGCCCGCCTCCAGGAGCTGCTCGAGTCCAACCGGCAGACGCGCCTGGAGTTccagcagcagctgggggaggacCCCGACGACGACGATGACGACGACGACGAATACTACTACGACGCCTGCGAAGCCGCCTACGACGACGCCAGCCCCTAGGCTCCCGGCAGGCCCTCACCCTGCCTCTCGGGGCCGGGCTCCAGCCTGGGCACTCACCACCTGATTCAGATGCCTTCTCAAGGgctggcctaaggtcccctggcGGCTCTGCCTGCCTGAGCCACTCTTCAGATCCTCCCCGCGGCGTGTgggccccctcccaccacccagcctTCCCTCCGGGCCAGGTGTGGGCCTGCAACCCTCCCACCTTGCCTGCCTGTCCCATTCCTGGGCACTCTCCACTCTGCCCAGGCCTTGAATGTCCACATTAAACGTGTCTCCAACAACACTGCGCCTCTGACTGGGTCCTGGATGAGAACCCCAGGGCGACAGGTGAACAGAGCAGTCGGGGCGTCCGGGTGTTGCTCatgggcctggaggtggggctgggttcttgttttctttatttctggacACAGAGGGTACAGGTGAGGTCAGGACTTCCTCCCCGGCTGGTATGCTCCGGCCGGCAGCGCTTCCCCAGCCAGGGTGAGACAGCACTGGACAGGCTGTGTGACCTGTGGGTGCACTTAGCTTCTCTGGGTACTAGGGCTTTCACTTAGCCAACGCCAAGGCATGGTGTGGGAGCTTGGGCACCACCCTCCTGCTcttggcctcagtctccccagctggccaacaaTAGGGTTGGTCTGGTTGTCTTATCTGTAAGGGGCTTTTCGAATGGGGCAATAGCAGAACTAAAGATCCAGCTCAGCCTGGGCTCCAGTCACGGATGACTCATCACAAGTCACTTGACGAGAAGGCAGGGTCACCATTAGTGCATGTCGAACTCAGAACCGGAGGAGCAGCAAGGGCCCCCCTTCCTGTACTCCAGCTCCCACAGAATCCAGCTGGAGAGCTGGGGCCCAGCGCCAGGCCTGGAGTCCAATCCTGGCCACTCACCAGGTGTATGGCCTTTAGCAAGCCACTTGGCCTTGCTAGGCCTTCGTTTCTTCATCTAGAATTTGGGTGATAAGACCTCCCTTCTAGAGgcactgtgaagattaaatgagatctcACTTGACGATTTTCCTGGCCCTGATACATTAttaagagggaaactgaggctcagagaggtgaagcgcCTTGTGGTCCCAAAATCTCTGGTTTGGGAACCTGTTTGGCTGTCAGACTGAGAGCTGGCTGGGAGCCGCCCTTCTCCTGTCCACCCAGACAGAGTGCTGGTGGGGACAGAAAACCAAGCTGCCTTCTTTTATTGGATTTCTGGGTAAAAACACCAACCATGTCAAGTTTCCATGCAGACCCCCAGGAAGCACAGATCTGGGCCCACACCAGGTGGCTGTGGGAGCTCCGATCAGGTTTTGAGGCGGGTTGAGCGCCGgaatggtgggggctggggagcttGGGTCGTCACCTTGCTGGGGGGCTTGGCTGTGTCCTGGATGCTGGGCTGGGTATGTGAGCGGCCGCTGGAGGTGAACAGAGCGGTCAGGGCGTTCCGGGCAGTGATGGCACACCGGCGGCTCACGGGCcgggtggcagggctggggtccTGGGCCTTCTTGTGTTTCTGGACACAGAGAGCGCCGATGAGGCAGGGCCCGCCCTGCCCGGTGCACTCCGGGCCAGCAGCTGCTTCCCCAGCCCGGCCGAGACGGCACTGCACTGACCGTGCGGTGTGACCCTGCGTGCTGCGCTCAGCCTCCCTGGGCCAGAGCTCTGGCGCCCATCGC from Eptesicus fuscus isolate TK198812 chromosome 15, DD_ASM_mEF_20220401, whole genome shotgun sequence encodes:
- the BBLN gene encoding bublin coiled-coil protein — protein: MSGPNMGMPVVPSTEDEDDSFGEAEYAAINSMLDQINSCLDHLEEQNDHLHARLQELLESNRQTRLEFQQQLGEDPDDDDDDDDEYYYDACEAAYDDASP